The following coding sequences are from one Streptomyces sp. NBC_01294 window:
- a CDS encoding DUF742 domain-containing protein, whose product MTPPPAYPDAYGDSYSEGDQPLVRPYAMTGGRTRPRYQLAIEALVSTTADPMHLSGLLPEHQRICTLCREVKSVAEVSALLSMPLGVARILVADLAEAGMVAIHQPGNGEAGGTPDVTLLERVLSGLRNI is encoded by the coding sequence ATGACCCCGCCCCCCGCCTATCCCGATGCGTACGGAGATTCGTACTCGGAAGGCGATCAGCCGCTGGTGCGTCCGTACGCGATGACCGGCGGCCGGACCCGGCCCCGCTACCAGCTCGCCATCGAGGCGCTGGTCAGCACCACCGCCGATCCGATGCACCTGTCCGGCCTGCTCCCGGAGCACCAGCGCATCTGCACCCTGTGCCGCGAGGTCAAGTCGGTCGCCGAGGTCTCCGCACTGTTGTCGATGCCGCTCGGTGTCGCCCGGATCCTCGTCGCCGACCTGGCGGAGGCCGGAATGGTGGCCATCCACCAGCCGGGCAATGGAGAGGCCGGCGGCACGCCGGATGTAACGCTGCTCGAAAGGGTGCTCAGTGGCCTTCGGAACATCT